The following DNA comes from Candidatus Latescibacter sp..
GACTCGCTTCGGTTTCAAGAATGCCGACTGGAAAGAATGGAAGATGTTCGACGGCACCCCTGTGCTCGTTCCGGGAAAATTCAACACTGAGCCGGATGAAAACGGCGATATTGTCCAGTATCCGCGCGGGGACAAAACCCTCGCTCCCAGCTCAAAGATGCCTAAAGGCGGTCTCTATTTCGATGCTATTGTCCGCCAGAAGCCGATCAATGAGGACAAACTCGATCCTGCGGACAATGTGGAGGAATTCGGCCCTATTCCCGATTCAGAGTTGGAGCATTTCAGGAAAAGCGCCGAATATCTCCATGCCAACACCGACTGCGCGGTCATCCTGGCCATGCCCGGCGCCGCGCTGGGCAATGTGGCCGCCATTCCCGCTCCCTGGCTAGAATCTCCAAACGGAATCCGCGACACCGAGGAGTGGTACATCTCCCATGCGCTCCGCAGGGATTATGTGTATGAAGTCTACGACCGTCAGACCGACATTACCATGGGCAATCTCCGAAGGGTGTACGAGGCGGTCGGCGATAACATCGAGATTCTCTACCTGAGCGGCTCCGATTACGGCACCCAGCGCGGCCCTCTCTTCTCGCCGGACATGTTCCGCGACCTCTACAAGCCCTTCTTCGCGCGGATGTGCGGCTGGATTCACGCCAACACCAACTGGAAGGTAATGATCCACTCCTGCGGGGGAAACCGTCCCATCATGGAGGACATTATCGAGGCCGGCATCGATATTTTCAATCCGGTACAGTGCTCAGCTGAAGGTATGGAACCGAACGGTCTCAAGAGGGATTTC
Coding sequences within:
- a CDS encoding uroporphyrinogen decarboxylase family protein, with product MTSRERIIAAINHHEPDRTPVDFGGTVVSGLTAGVIPRLRMALGMDKTEQPVKVFEPIQMLGEVSDDLRERLHGDCIGIFGTSTRFGFKNADWKEWKMFDGTPVLVPGKFNTEPDENGDIVQYPRGDKTLAPSSKMPKGGLYFDAIVRQKPINEDKLDPADNVEEFGPIPDSELEHFRKSAEYLHANTDCAVILAMPGAALGNVAAIPAPWLESPNGIRDTEEWYISHALRRDYVYEVYDRQTDITMGNLRRVYEAVGDNIEILYLSGSDYGTQRGPLFSPDMFRDLYKPFFARMCGWIHANTNWKVMIHSCGGNRPIMEDIIEAGIDIFNPVQCSAEGMEPNGLKRDFGDRITFWGGGVDTQRTLPFGTPDEVYKEVRERIRIFNKGGGFVFNTIHNIQANTPTENILAMLKAIEDSF